The DNA region CAGGGGCCGACGAAGCTGACGGACGCCTACCCCTTCCTCACCGGCGTGTGGCTGTAGCGCGCGGCCGGGTCACACGACGGACCGCAGCCAGCTCACCAGGATCCCGTTGACCTCCTCGGCCCGCTCCTGCTGCACCCAGTGCCCGCAGCCCTTGAGTATGTGGGACGCGGCCAGGCCGGGGAGCGTCACGTCGTACGCGTCGAGGGCGGCGGACAGCCACTGGAGGGAGGGGTCGAGCTCGCCCGCGACGAACAGGGAGGGCTGCGTGAGGGCGGCCCCGTCCCATGCCGCCAGGTCCGCCCAGTCGCGGTCCATGTTGCGGTACCTGCCCAGTGGCCCGGTCATGCCTCCCCGCTCGAACTCGGCCGCGTACACGTCCAGTTCCTCCTCGGACAGCCACTCCGGGAGCCGGTCGCCCTTCGGGAAGCGGTCGGACATCCGGCCGCCCTTCGGCACGAAGTGCAGGCTCGGCGCGTCCGGCGGCGGCATCGTGTCGCCGGACAGGGCGGTGCAGAAGCCCGCGATCCAGCCGCGCACGTCCGGCTCCATCTCGGCCTCGGCGCGTCCCGGCTCCTGGAAGTAGCTGACGTAGAAGTCCTCGTCGCCGGGGATCGCGGCGAACGCCTCGGTGGGCCGGGGGCCGCCCCGGGGCGCGTACGGCACGCTCATCAGGGCGGCGGCCCGGAAGACGTCCGGGCGCAGAAGTGCGGAGTTCGCGGCGATGGGCGAGCCCCAGTCGTGGCCGACGATCACCGCGATCTCCTCGCCGAGGGCGCGGACGACGCCCACGTTGTCGGCGACGTGCGCGAGCATCCCGTACGCCGCCGTCTCCCGCGGCTTCGACGAGCGGCCGTACCCGCGCACGTCGATGGCCACCGCCCGGTACCCGGCCGCCGCGAGCGCCGGGAGCTGGCGCCGCCACGAGTACCAGGTCTCGGGGAAGCCGTGCACCAGCAGGACCAGCGGGCCGCTGCCCTGCTCCACGGCGTGCATGCGGATGCCGGGGCTCCCGGGCAGCTCCAGCAGGTGGTGCTTCACGTCCAGTGCGGTCACGGTCATGGCTCCTCCGGATGTGCGGGACGGCTCGTCACGAGTCTGTACGGGGGTGGGGGCGGGGGCCGAGAGATGTTGCCGGATCGGCAAAAGGGCCACGGGCTGGGTCCTCCCGGGCCGGGTGGCCCCGGGCGGGGCGGCCCCCGGCGGGACGGCCTACTCGCGCGGCTTCGACGCCAGGAGGTGCGCGTGCTGGGTGCGCTCCTTCTCGTACGGCTCCCGGAGCACGTATCCGTGCGGGGCGAACCCGGCCTCGCGCAGCTGCTCCGTGACCTCCTCGGGCCGCCGACGCTGGAAGTCCAGGTCCACCGCGTGCCCGAAGGCCTCGTCGAAGTGGCGGATGTCGTCGCCGACCTGGAAGCCGAGCAGGAGCTGGCCGCCGGGGGCGAGGACGCGGTGGAACTCGGCGAAGACCTTCGGCAGGTCGGCCGGCGGGATGTGGATCGTCGAGTACCACGCGACCACCCCGCCGAGCTCTCCGTCCGGCAGGTCGAGCGCGGTCATCGAGCCGACCTCGAACGGCAGGTGCGGATACTTGGCGCGGGCCAGCCGAAGCATGCCCGGCGACAGGTCGATGCCCCGCATCCGCAGGCCCAGGGAGCTGAGGATGGCGCTCACCTCGCCGGTGCCGCAGCCGACGTCGGCCACCGTGCCGCCGCCCGCGTCCCGCACCAGCTCCGCGAACGCCGCGAACATCGCCCGGGCCAGCGGCCAGGAGTCCAACTCGCCGCGCCACTCCTTCTCGACGGCCTCGGCGATGGCGTCGTAGGAGGTCCGGGTCTTGGTCAGGTACGCGTCTTCAGCCATGTGTCGACGCTACTGGGACCCACTGACAACGCCCCCGCGCCGCGGTCAGACCTCCTGCGCCGCCACCGACGGCAGCGGGAGCAGCGGCGCCGACGGGTACGCCGAGGGCGCGCCGCCCGCGAGGCGGGACTTCGGCAGCCAGAGGGAGAGGATCCGGCTCGACCGGTCGAAGTACCGCTCGGGAGCGAGGGACCCGGGGAGCAGCGCGCCGAGGGACGGCGCGGCCTCCAGGTCGGCCGGGGTGGTGCGGGACGCCACCGTGTGCAGGCCGATCAGCCGCTGCTCGGGCTGGTGCAGCAGCCACACGGCCGCGAGGCCGCGCGCCTCGGCCTCGTCCCGGAGCGACCCCCACACCCGCTCCAGAGCCGCGCTCCCGTCGCCCTCCTCGTACCGGAACCGTTCGAACCGGCTGACGTGATGCGCCTCCAGGCCACGGAAGTTGTGCGCCCCCGCGACCCGCCACACGAACCGCTCCACGTCCAGGAAGAACGGGCGGCTCCAGAACGTCACGCCCGGCTCGAACTCCAGCTCCTGGCTGGTGAACCGCTCGTAGTCGACGACGTCGGCCCACGTCTCGAACAGATACCGGCCGCCCGTGTAGTGCCGCCCCGCCGCCTCGTCGATCCGGCTCGGCATGTACTTCGCGTACATGCCGGGCCGTACGTCCATGACGCGCCGCTCCACCTCCTGCTTGTCCACGATGTCCTGCACGTCCGCCGCGCCGATGCCCGCCGCCAGCGGGAAGTCCGACGTGAACGCGGCCTCCATCGGGATCGGGCCGATGTCGTAGCCCTTGATCGGGCCGGGTCCGTACGTGTGCGTGGTCATGGCGCACCCCTTCGCTGCCGCTGGTTTCCGGATGTGCCAGGACCATAACTCGAACAGCGGCCAATTCCCAAACACTGTTCAACCTTTGCTCGCCGTACCATGGAGCCATGCCTGCTGCGAGCCGCCGCGAACGCCATCGCGCCCAGACCACCGCCGAGATCAAGGCGACCGCCCTGAAACACCTGGTGGAGGAGGGCGCGGAGGCCGTGGCCCTGCGGGGCATCGCCCGCGACATGGGCATGGCGCCCGGCACCTTCTACAGCTACTTCGACACCCGCGAGGCGCTCCTCGCCGCCCTCGCCGCCGACGCCTACCGCGACCTCGCCGCCCACCTCCGCGCCGCCCGCGACACCCACCCCGCGACGGACCCCGCCGCCCGCGCCCTGGCCCACGGCCTCGCCTACCGCGCGTGGGCGCTCGCGCACCCGCAGGAGTTCCGGCTCCTGTTCAGCGGGCGGGCCCGGGCGCCGCGCGCGGACACGGCCGAGAGCGCCGAGGCGGAGTACGAGCTGTGCCTCGGCATCGTGGAGATCGCGACGACGGCTCGGGCCGCCGGGGGCGAGGACGGGGACGGGGACGGTGGCGCGGTCGATGGCGGCGGCAGTGGCGGAGGCAGCGCCTACGCCTGGGGCGACTTCGACCCGGCGTTCACCGCCGTCGCCCGCGCCGCCTTCCCCGACCTCACCCCCGCCGCGCTCGCCCTGTCGCTGCGGGTGTGGGGGCGGATGCACGGGCTCGTGACGCTGGAGATCGACGGTCTCCTGCGGCCGCAGATCGCCGATCCGGCGGTGCTGTACGGCGACGAACTGCGGGATCTCGTACGAGGGTTGGGGCTCTGACGCACGGGCAGGTCAGGTGGGCCGCATGAGGCCGGGCGGGCCCGTGCGCGTCACCTGAGTCCGAGGACCAGCTTGGCCGCCACCGCCGCCCCGTCGTCGATGATCGCCGCCGCCACGGCCGCCGCCCGCTCCCCGGTCCCGGGCGCGAGCGCCGTCCCGAGCGCCGCCGACAGGGACGCGACGGTCGGCGTCGGCCCGTCGTGCGCCGCGCCGATGCCCAACTCGGCGACCCGGCCCGCCCAGTACGGCTGGTCCGTCGCCTGCGCCACGACCACCTGCGGCGCACCGGCCCGGGACGCCGTCGTCGTCGTACCCGCGCCGCCGTGGTGCACGACGGCCGCCACCCGGCGGAACAGCGCCTGGTGATTGACCTCGTCGACGACGAAGCAGTCGTCCTGGTCGTCGATCAGGTCCAGGTCGGCCCACCCGCTGCGGACGAGGACCCGGCGGCCCTGTGCACGCACCGCCTCGATGGCCACCCGGGCGACGTCGTCCGAACCGTGCATCGGCATGCTGCCGAAACCCACGTACACCGGGGGCGCGCCCGCCTCCAGGAACTCCACCAGGCCCGCCGGGAGCGGGCGTTCGTCCGGCAGGGTCCAGGCGCCGGTCTGCACGACGTCGAAGCCGAAGCCCGCGCCGTCGGCCGGCCGCCAGGGGTCGAGGACCGGGTCCGTCGCGAGCCACGGCCGGTCGCCGATGACGTAGTCGCGCACGTCGGCCACCGGGGGCAGGCCGATCGACGCCCGGTTGGTGTTGAGCGCGTCCCCGAACAGGACGTTGATGCTCCGCGCGTCCAGGTCCCACAGCTCCCGGTTGCCGGTCACCTCCGGCGGGAACGGACGGCCCGGGTACGCCAGCGGGGCGTGGTGCGGCGACGGCAGCGTGAGCTGCTGGAACGTCACCGACACCGACGGCACGCCCAGCTTCTCCGCCACCGACCGCGCACCCGCCACGGCGGGCACCATGCCGGTCGCCACCAGCGCGTCGCACCCCTCGGCCGCCGCCGTGACCGCGTCGAGCTGGCTCGCGATCAGCTCGGCCGCGCGCTCCGGCAGGGACTTCGGCTGCGGCGCCCCGGTCGTCAGCTCCCGCGCCGACCGCCCGACCGGCACCATCTCCACCCCGACCCCGGCCAGGCGCTGCGCGAACTCCTCGTCCGGCGGCGCGCACACCCGCACCTCCGCGCCCTGCTCCCGCAGCCGCACCGCGAGCCCCACCAGCGGCTCGACGTCCCCACGCGATCCGTACGTCGAAAGAACCACACGCATGTCGCCACTCCCCATGTCCGCGCCCCGAGCCCGCGCCCCGGGGTTCTCTCCCCGAGTCCGCTGTTCCCGGCCTCGGCGGGCGATTCTGCGGCACCACGGGGGCCTTGCCGCAAGCCCCCCGGTGAGCTATACGTTGAGAGTGGCGGGGAGAGAGTGCCCGCCTTTTTCTGTGCGCGGGTCGGTGCGGGGGCGCCGGGCGGGGACTCGGACGCCGACCACATGACCGGACTCGAACGCCAGCCACATGACCGGACTCGAACGCCAGCCACGTGACCGGACTCAGGCGCCGGGTGTCGGCCCCGCCGCCGCGTCGAGGCGGATCTCGCGCCGCAGCACCTTCCCCGCCTCCGACCTCGGCACCCGCTCCCGGAACTCGATCACGCGCGGCACCTTGAACCCGGCGAGCGCTCCCCGGCAGTGCGCGGCGAGCCGGTCGGCGAACGCGTCGTCGCCCCGTATGCCCGGCTCGGGCTGCACGACCGCGGCGACGCGCTGCCCCCACTCCGGGTCCGGCAGCCCGACCACGGCCACGTCCGCGACGTCCGGGTGCGCGATCAGGACGGCCTCGACCTCCGCCGGGTACACGTTCACGCCCCCGGAGATGATCAGGTCGGTGCGCCGGTCCCGCAGGTACAGCCAGCCGTCCTCGTCGACGTACCCCTCGTCACCGGCCGTGAAGTACCCGTCCCGCATGGACCGTTCGGTCTTCTGGGCGTCCTTGTGGTACGCGAACGGAACGGCGGGCCTGAAGTACACCCCGCCGGTCTCCCCGGCCGCGACCGGACGCCCGTCCCCGTCCAGGATCCGCACCTCGGTGCTCGCGAGGGGCAGCCCCACGGTGCCGGGCCTGGCCAGCCAGTCCGCGCTGTCCGCGGCGGACACCCCGCCCTCGGTGGCGGCGTAGAACTCGTACAGGACGGGACCGAGCCAGTCGATGGCGCGCCGCTTCACCTCGGGCGGGCAGGGCGCGGCACCGTGCACGACGGCGCTCAGGCTCGACACGTCGTACCGCCCGCGCACCTCGGCGGGCAGCCGCAGCGCCCGGTGCAGGACCGTCGGCACCGCGAACAGCACGTCGACCCGATGCCGGTCGATCAGCTCCAACCACTCTTCCGTACGCGGCCGTTCGGCGATGACGACCGTGTGCCCGAGCTGCATCGCCATGTTCGCGAACAGGCCCGGCGCGGCGTGGTACAGCGGCGCGGCACACAACTGCGTGTACGCCCCCGCGCGCACGCCGACGCGCGCCATGAAGTCCAGCTCGTACGGACTCGGCCCCGGCGGCGCGTCGGACAGCGCGCGCCGGACGGCCTTGGGGCGGCCGGTGGTGCCGGAGGTGTAGAGCATGACGCCGCCGGCGCGGGGGTGCGGGAGCGGGGTGGTGGTCGGGAGGGTGGTGAGGAGAGCTTCGTAGTCGGTCCAGCCGGGGGGTGGCGGCCGGGTCCCCCACACGAGCCGCCGCTCCGCCGGGATCCCCGCCGCGTCCAGCGCGGGCCCCGCCACCTCCACCAGCGACGCGTCCACGACCACCACGCGGGCCTCGCTGTCGGTGACGACATGCGTCACCTCGGCGGTGGTGAAGTGGTGGCTGAACGGCGTGAAGTACAGGCCCGAGCGGCCGGTGGCGAGCCGCAGTTCGAAGAAGGCGCGGCTGTTGGGGAGCATCGCGGCGACACAGTCCCCCGGCCGGAGGCCGAGCCCGGCGAGGGCGTGCGCGAGCCGGCCGGCCCGGGCGTCGAGCTCCCCGTACGAGAGGGTGGTGCCGTCGGGCTCGACCAGGGCGATCCGGCCGGGGTGCGCGGCGGCGACCGCGCCGAAGCCGATCTCCGCGCCCGCTCCTGTATCCATGCCCGCCCCCTCGCCCTGTCGTCCTGCGTCCATGGCGCATCGTAGGCATCGGGGGGTCGCCTTGGCATCAGGGCGTTGACGTGGCCTGACCTGGGCGGGGCGGGCATGGGCACGGGAGCGGGCATGGCGGACGGCGGCGCCCCGAGGCGGCGAGGACGGCATCGGCCGCGCTGTCGGGCGGGAGGGTCCGGCCGGGCGTCCTGCCCCGGTCGACGGGCTTCGTCCGGTCTTGGCCCGCCCTTCGACGCGGGGCGAGAGAGCTGTCGATCACGGCCGGGGCGAGTCCGCGGCGCTCGCGCTTCGGAGCTCGGCGAGGAGGCCCTCGTGCGGCCGGGGCCACCTTCCCGCGTCGGACCACTCGGTCCACCCGGACCACCCGGCCAAGCGGCGTCAGCAGGGCATGCCGGAGCCGACACCGCGTTCCCGCGGCAGGTGCTCCCAGGCGATCCCGGAGTGGAGCGCGAACGGGATGCCGTGGAACACCATCCGATCCGGAGTGGTCCAACGGACCTCGGAGATCAGTTCGTCAGGGTTTCTCAGGCGTCTTGGCCATGGCCGCGACCAGCGCTGCAAGGAGCAGGGCGCCCGCCGACCACCAGGCCGCGACGGTGAAGCCGTGCACCATCCCCACCCCCGGGCCCCGGCTCCGGGACGGGTGGGCGTCGATGTAGCGGGTGGCGGCGGACGACGCGATCGTGTTCAACAGGACGGTGCCCAGGGAGCCGCCGATCTGCTGGAAGGTGGAGACGGTCGCGGACGTCACTCCGGCGTCCTTCGGGGCGACCCCGGCGGTCGCCGTCGCGTAGACCGGCATGAACGTCAGGCCCATGCCCAGGCCGAGCAGCACCAGCGCGGGCAGCACCCCGGTGGTGTAGGTGGAGTTCGTACTCAGGCGGGTCAGGAGCAGCATGCCGACGGCCGCGAGGAGCATGCCGGGGGCCATCAGGTTGCGGGGGGCGGT from Streptomyces flavofungini includes:
- a CDS encoding class I SAM-dependent DNA methyltransferase, which translates into the protein MAEDAYLTKTRTSYDAIAEAVEKEWRGELDSWPLARAMFAAFAELVRDAGGGTVADVGCGTGEVSAILSSLGLRMRGIDLSPGMLRLARAKYPHLPFEVGSMTALDLPDGELGGVVAWYSTIHIPPADLPKVFAEFHRVLAPGGQLLLGFQVGDDIRHFDEAFGHAVDLDFQRRRPEEVTEQLREAGFAPHGYVLREPYEKERTQHAHLLASKPRE
- a CDS encoding glycosyltransferase, coding for MRVVLSTYGSRGDVEPLVGLAVRLREQGAEVRVCAPPDEEFAQRLAGVGVEMVPVGRSARELTTGAPQPKSLPERAAELIASQLDAVTAAAEGCDALVATGMVPAVAGARSVAEKLGVPSVSVTFQQLTLPSPHHAPLAYPGRPFPPEVTGNRELWDLDARSINVLFGDALNTNRASIGLPPVADVRDYVIGDRPWLATDPVLDPWRPADGAGFGFDVVQTGAWTLPDERPLPAGLVEFLEAGAPPVYVGFGSMPMHGSDDVARVAIEAVRAQGRRVLVRSGWADLDLIDDQDDCFVVDEVNHQALFRRVAAVVHHGGAGTTTTASRAGAPQVVVAQATDQPYWAGRVAELGIGAAHDGPTPTVASLSAALGTALAPGTGERAAAVAAAIIDDGAAVAAKLVLGLR
- a CDS encoding TetR/AcrR family transcriptional regulator, which codes for MPAASRRERHRAQTTAEIKATALKHLVEEGAEAVALRGIARDMGMAPGTFYSYFDTREALLAALAADAYRDLAAHLRAARDTHPATDPAARALAHGLAYRAWALAHPQEFRLLFSGRARAPRADTAESAEAEYELCLGIVEIATTARAAGGEDGDGDGGAVDGGGSGGGSAYAWGDFDPAFTAVARAAFPDLTPAALALSLRVWGRMHGLVTLEIDGLLRPQIADPAVLYGDELRDLVRGLGL
- a CDS encoding alpha/beta fold hydrolase, whose product is MTVTALDVKHHLLELPGSPGIRMHAVEQGSGPLVLLVHGFPETWYSWRRQLPALAAAGYRAVAIDVRGYGRSSKPRETAAYGMLAHVADNVGVVRALGEEIAVIVGHDWGSPIAANSALLRPDVFRAAALMSVPYAPRGGPRPTEAFAAIPGDEDFYVSYFQEPGRAEAEMEPDVRGWIAGFCTALSGDTMPPPDAPSLHFVPKGGRMSDRFPKGDRLPEWLSEEELDVYAAEFERGGMTGPLGRYRNMDRDWADLAAWDGAALTQPSLFVAGELDPSLQWLSAALDAYDVTLPGLAASHILKGCGHWVQQERAEEVNGILVSWLRSVV
- a CDS encoding AMP-binding protein, with the translated sequence MDAGRQGEGAGMDTGAGAEIGFGAVAAAHPGRIALVEPDGTTLSYGELDARAGRLAHALAGLGLRPGDCVAAMLPNSRAFFELRLATGRSGLYFTPFSHHFTTAEVTHVVTDSEARVVVVDASLVEVAGPALDAAGIPAERRLVWGTRPPPPGWTDYEALLTTLPTTTPLPHPRAGGVMLYTSGTTGRPKAVRRALSDAPPGPSPYELDFMARVGVRAGAYTQLCAAPLYHAAPGLFANMAMQLGHTVVIAERPRTEEWLELIDRHRVDVLFAVPTVLHRALRLPAEVRGRYDVSSLSAVVHGAAPCPPEVKRRAIDWLGPVLYEFYAATEGGVSAADSADWLARPGTVGLPLASTEVRILDGDGRPVAAGETGGVYFRPAVPFAYHKDAQKTERSMRDGYFTAGDEGYVDEDGWLYLRDRRTDLIISGGVNVYPAEVEAVLIAHPDVADVAVVGLPDPEWGQRVAAVVQPEPGIRGDDAFADRLAAHCRGALAGFKVPRVIEFRERVPRSEAGKVLRREIRLDAAAGPTPGA